The Vigna unguiculata cultivar IT97K-499-35 chromosome 11, ASM411807v1, whole genome shotgun sequence genomic sequence aaaatgacacatcaagttataaaataaagttgtcaaaatttagtagtcaaaatatcatcttccaaaaaaaaatacatacttCTGTTTAGTATGATGGACAAATATATGGTTATTTGCTTACCGGTTTTGTGGGTTCCTGGTGTCCGTAGTAAAGGCCCATTGGGTACTTCATGGGCTTTCGTTTTCCATTCTTATGGGCTTTTTCCTGGTCCGAAGAAGATTAATGGGCCCAATAATTGCAGTTTGCAACTTTTCCTGCCTCgagtgttttttatttattcaaaacctaaaaaaatgAGGGGCAAACTATTAAAAACAATTCATAAAAAAGCTAGTATGTACGTTTAAGAGGAGcaattactatttatttttatatataaattgcaCTATTTGTAATCAATTTGGATAAGAATAACTTGAACAATGACGTTTCCCCTAGctagattttaatataatttatatgatcAAGCCTAAAagtgtttttagaaaataattaaactcaaaattacttattaatCTTCAGTAATCTTTTGTCAATTAATTGATCTATATATGTTTGGTGGTAATTATTAACGGGTGTTTGAATTACATgttctatttttataatatattatttattttaattaacgaTGCAATATTATTTGttctaattgattatttttttcttccatgaAACAATTTTGTATTTTCAGCAACCAGAATTGGCGAagtatcataaataaaaatgtcattGCTTATTTCATCATGAACATTTAAAAGCGTCCTTAGTTAAGTTTTAATATTATGAggcatattttaaaattttgaaatgattaaaagaaagttaaaatcGAGTTATGATTCTCACAATAAAACATTTCCATGAGAATACGAGAGAACATATACTTCATGGAATGTATTATATATCTAagactattataaaaaaatgatattcctgtaaagatttaaaaaattattttattttttacaaatgtaAAAATTTTCAAAGTGTAAAAAAGTATGAaggtaaaaatgtaaaacataaaatgatttgagtatttaggtgaagtgatttgatgtatatattaaaataattattataacatatatatatatatatatatatataagttgtaattaactttatttactaatttggtctcaaattggaaatGACAAGATTGGAccgttttaaaaaatagatactaaattgaacaaaaaattttaaatagaaaattaaattgaaaacaagtttTACTATTGTCACGTCATATGTCATGACTGTAAACTGCCACATGGCACGACAGTAACTTGACATGTGatagattataaatttttagaaaaaataaataaaaataaaaaaattcacaggCTTAACACATGTCTTGTACTAATTGGAACATGATGTTAACTCTAACCTAAGaaagatgaccaaattgaaccctTCTAATTAATTAGGgcactaaattaaacaaaaaaaaattatggaaaacAAGTTGAACTAAACAAAAAGGCATAGAACCAAAGGCATAGAaccaaataagtaattatacctgattttaaataaaaactgtttggaaaactaaatttataagaaaaagtatatttttggttttgtcAAACTCGTTTTGTCTATGTAGccttaaatgattaaattacttgttcaaattataaaaaacatgaaattttattttgtttttatcatcataatgttttaaaaagaagtaaatccattattttttttagaaaaaatgagAACTATTTCATCAATTTGAAACTACAGACACTAAAATCAAAAGTAACATAAAAGTACATCGAATaactttttttccaaaattattattcatattaataataattatcatagaaattatatcattattaatttCTGTTTGGTTAACCACTTAACAACCGTTGAACTCGCAAACAGATACAAAAACGTTagtattcaaattgatattctaGAAAAGACGGTTTTGATTTGTTTAAgcacaatattaattaaatattaaatatggtTAGACAAAATCACTTGTACATGGAAGTAATATGTAGATATTTTTTCTCGActcaaatataaaaagtattacttggaataattttataattaaattttaataaatatgatgaaaGATAATTCatgactttaatatttttcttctaaaaatattaataggaAATGATAAAAAGACTATATAAGATATTCTAAAAAACTatgaattcaataaaaaaaaacatattaaaagtgGTCATAAATAATCCTTTATTATTAAcggaaatataaaatatttgtttctccGACATGTTATCCTTTCCTGttagtaatataatatgtatgttatttatttttttaataaaacttgtacaaaataatattatcaatacaaataaaatatataaatatttctcaGTTGTCCTTATCTTTTAACtgattttatactatttttttaaaatgtacactGCAAGACAtcacttcttcatcttctacGACAACGAGTTACTTCTAAGACAGTTTAGTGAATTTGATTACTTGCAaactaaaaaatgaataatcgtaattttaatatttattaaaaataaaaatatattaaatgtgcatattatatattgttttaaaatgaaaaaaaaagaagaaaaatgcaGCATTTTCAACTAACATTCTTAACTCTGGAGTGAGGGTTGTCAAACAAAGCttagaaaaaaagtaaataaataaataaacaaacggACTTTGGAGTCCATACTCTGCAAAACCAAACGCTGTCTCTGACTGTGTCTCGATGGCAGCGTCGCGAATCGTAGCCCACCCTCCGCCCTATCTCCACCGCCAATGTTCGCCGTCAGACGCCGTGCCGTTCCTCAACCTTACGCTTCACGCAAAACGGTACCGTAACCTCAGCATTCGCGCTTCTCTTCACGAGGGAAAGCAGAAGAAGAACGATCTCGCTGATAAACCTCACTCAGTCGAATTGCGAACCAGCCCCAACGACGTCGTTTCCCGCGATCCGCTCATTCTTCCGCGTACCTATTTACATCCTATTCCAtgctttctccttttctttttttctatctttctgGTAGCTATTACAATTGACGATTTTCGCGATTCAATTTTCAGGACCTTTATCTGCTTCAGTTTCTGACGGTTCTGGACTTCGTGTTGCATATCAGGTGTTTGCTTGCTTGTCACATTGCATGATTATTAGTGGAATCGTTTTTTCTTGTTGTCTGTGTACGCTAACTAGCAATTCTTACATAATTCACTGTATACAAGCACAATCATCAAAATAGCGATAAAATAGACCGTGGATCttgttttaaaacaattaattgaCATTACTTTCTTGAGGTTTATTACTAGGTGTGGCTGTGCTCATGCATGAACTACTCTATACTCtcatttgattcttttttttcttttatttatcaattgtATGAGTGACTGAGCTAATTGTATATAGAGTTTATAGATTGTTTTTCAGTATAATTATCGTTGGAGAGTCGACAATCGTACTGTAGATGGTAATTTATGTTGAATGAGGGTGTAAATCGGTGTTTTGCAATTGAAGTTTAACACCCATTGTTTATGATTTCATATAGCTAAATACTGCATTTTCAGGGGGTTCATGGTGCGTACAGTGAATCAGCAGCACATAAGGCCTACCCAAATTGTGAAGCTGTGCCGTGTGAACAATTTGAAACCGCTTTTGATGTAAAGTATTGTTACCCTTTCTTCTTGATCTGTaatctcttttttatgtttctttattggTTTCCCCTGTTTTTCTTCATGGAATTCATCTTAATCTGTATAGTTTTTGTCCAGAGAACTTTATCtcttattttttcattactGCCCGAACACcttaaattcaaaatcaaacatTCCAGTTCTTAGCTCTTAGTCTTAGATtcttgttgtttttttcttattgtgGTAACCTTTTTGTATAGACATTTTCCAAGAGGTGTAATCTCATTGTTTCTCTCATTTTTGGTTTTCTGTTTTAGGCTGTTGAAAGGTGGATTGTGGACAGAGCAGTTTTGCCAATTGAGAATTCTTTAGGAGGGAGTATCCACAGAAATTATGACCTTTTACTTCGGCATAGTTTACATATAGTAGGAGAAGTGAAATATGCTGTTCGTCACTGTTTGATGGCAAACCATGGTGTTAAACTTGAGGATTTGAACCGGGTTCTAAGTCATCCACAGGTGTGATTCTAACGTTTTAAGTCTTACCTTCTCCCAGTGACAAACATGTCCCAGACTGACACTTTTTTTCAGGCTCTTGCTCAATGTGAGAACACACTGACAAAATTGGGATTGGTACGAGAAGCAGTTGATGATACAGCTGGTGCCGCTAAGGTAAGTGTAGAACTATTGAAAGATgttgaaagacaaaaaaatacatTCAAGGGACCTCGAAACCACGAGTCTGAACTACTACACCAGATTGATATCAATGgcaataaatacaaataatttaaggATTTGCTCTTATATTCTTGATATGATATTCACATTGTATCATGTAATTAAAATTACTGTTACATTGAATTTCTCTCTATTATTTTCACATTGTATCATGTAATTAaacatttgtttatttaatttgtgaTGTTAagtctttttttaatttgagctgcatacaaaattaaaatagtagccctacaaaatattgaaaatacaataaataattaattgtgtCTATAAGACTGAAATAAGTAATAATAGTTAAAAtgatcttaaaaataataaggaagTGTATTAAGATGCAAGAGAGTACgggaagaaaattaattaagctaaaaaatggAAGCTTGCTGGGTAGCTTATAAGAAACTCTTAAAATAAGCTAATTTGAGGATTTCCCAACACTTAGTCGGTCAAACTAGTCTATAATCTAGTAGCTAGCTTATTCGTCTTAACAAACGCACCCTAAGAGATCAATTAGGATGCTctaccaataaaaaaattgatatataagaTATTTATCATATGTTGTAATAAAAGATAGGTAGCTGACATAATTTCTGGTGTTTCTGTTGAGCAAtggttattattaaatttttgtactGCAAAGAATTTGGCATCATTAGAACAATTCCCACTTTTTCTAGGAAACATGCTTCTTTCCTTTATATTTGAGAGCATTTTGTATATTTAGACCCTATCCAAACATGTAGAACCTTTTCTCCCAAGATTTCACTGAAAAACGACTTGTTAAGATCCTTAATAAGTGATACTGTGGTGTGATATTCTTAGGTTATTGTGTAAGGGACcaccataaaattaaaaaagagaagtaaaataaaatctttttgcATTGTTTTGGAAACTAAGGATAAGAGTGATTTAAAATCACGTAAAAAAAAACCAGTTAAACTTTATTTTGTCTGaagatgttttgttttaaatttgcatttaaaactaaaaaccaAAAACTTGCAACCATCCCAAACAGAGGCCTTAGTTATAAGTAGGTCCATCCTTGGTCAAATTCTAATCTGCTGAGAATTTTGGCATATTCTTGTCATCTTCTGACGACATGATTAGATGTTGTACCTTGGGGTATTCGATTGAGATTCAATTTGTATTGCTACTGCCTACTTGTTTTTTAGTATCACTTATCCTATTGTTACAAATTGTAGCAAGTTGCCTTGCTCGGACTACAAGATGCAGGAGCAGTCGCTAGTTATTCTGCTGCAAAGATCTATGGCTTGAATATACTTGCTGAAGACATTCAGGTCTGGGTTGATGGCATCAGTTTGACCTGTTATTGGAAGTTTCGGTTCGCAGTAGATTTCATTGCTAATAGGTTTGCATTTGCAGGATGATAGTGATAATGTCACTCGATTTTTAATGTTAGCCCGAGAACCTATAATTCCAGGCACTGATAGGCCATTTAAGGTACTCAGAATAAATAGAAGAAATTATTGAACAGAAAACATCATATTTCTCCGGATTCCTACATTGATTGGTTTTTATGCTTActaatcaatattaaatattgcTATTGATTTGTCAGACAAGCATAGTTTTTTCTTTAGAAGAAGGTCCTGGGGTTCTTTTCAAGGCTCTTGCTGTTTTTGCATTGCGTCAGGTTAACCTTACAAAGGTTTGTTGTCTCTCTTGGCAT encodes the following:
- the LOC114168400 gene encoding arogenate dehydratase/prephenate dehydratase 2, chloroplastic-like yields the protein MAASRIVAHPPPYLHRQCSPSDAVPFLNLTLHAKRYRNLSIRASLHEGKQKKNDLADKPHSVELRTSPNDVVSRDPLILPRPLSASVSDGSGLRVAYQGVHGAYSESAAHKAYPNCEAVPCEQFETAFDAVERWIVDRAVLPIENSLGGSIHRNYDLLLRHSLHIVGEVKYAVRHCLMANHGVKLEDLNRVLSHPQALAQCENTLTKLGLVREAVDDTAGAAKQVALLGLQDAGAVASYSAAKIYGLNILAEDIQDDSDNVTRFLMLAREPIIPGTDRPFKTSIVFSLEEGPGVLFKALAVFALRQVNLTKIESRPLRNQPLRAADDSSNSKYFDYLFYVDFEESMANQNAQNALRHLKEFATFLRVLGSYPVDTSST